One window of the Candidatus Tisiphia endosymbiont of Sialis lutaria genome contains the following:
- a CDS encoding AsmA family protein, translated as MSSIVQKFLKYSVALFILIIVILLITPLFISLESYKKLASDKVKEITGRELQINGDISISLLPIPTIIVKDLTLASLDGANYPSLLDVKEVSASISILSLIKGKIDISTIEINQPVINLERMSNGLASWEFAKIPTNVSTTPTDKMNDSKAPFSLYINLIKIVNAKLNYVDFTDKTKGNNASPTTIDIDRLKIKDLHGPSDLSCKFSSSGKNYNIKGNIQDKQGIISLTADLNALQEKVNFSGNFAYDNMTFAGQLKLEGTAKNLQSIFPDMSIPNDLDHKLTFNVNSDKKLLKISDIDFTVGKLLAKGNANFHFQDNKVDLKIKLLDKAVSLATSFAYLDQNLSLNNLNLTVNKANLTGNVGVKDWDKELVVSYNVKISEIAAIASLFGMTLPINLGDIWLKGETVKQQNKQQNSLKTNINKFTVQLKKNPINLSGAVTINLASAKPNILSDITIASLNLDDLSDTPSPNMAANSVQNVNHSVVDNSVPWSKDVIDLSFLNKFDGNLTLTIQKIIKGNLNFDNVKTNMLLAGGVLDIKSINGNLYGGTLFATGQISSQVNQPVSFKATLKEAKLKNIVSQNIASQGSKIKVTQGTVNFVTDIKTKGQSQSQYVGNLFGTATLTASDGIISGFDLQKLLDNLRNIKNLATILKMLDVFLASGETNFQKLAVDSEIKEGVVNIINGKLDVASSEVTITGNVNLPKYTLDMDSTINVNINSIPPLKVHLYGNLNNPQHKLDAKALKEYLTKNLVNSVVDGVKKGTKPEDLLKNIIGGRKNKQATGEETQNNQQREPSNNKDPINKVKSTIEKGLKGLFK; from the coding sequence ATGAGCAGCATAGTGCAAAAATTCCTAAAATATTCGGTGGCGTTATTTATTTTAATAATTGTTATATTGCTGATAACCCCTTTATTTATTTCTTTGGAATCATATAAAAAACTAGCCTCTGATAAGGTCAAAGAAATAACTGGTCGAGAACTACAAATCAATGGAGATATAAGCATTTCTTTGCTGCCCATTCCAACTATTATCGTTAAAGACCTAACACTTGCCTCTCTAGATGGTGCTAACTACCCTTCTTTATTGGATGTTAAGGAAGTAAGTGCTTCTATTTCTATATTATCTCTAATTAAAGGAAAGATCGACATTTCAACGATTGAAATCAACCAACCAGTAATTAATTTAGAACGGATGAGTAATGGTTTAGCCTCTTGGGAATTTGCCAAAATACCAACCAATGTTAGTACAACCCCAACTGATAAAATGAACGATAGCAAAGCTCCATTTTCTTTATATATCAACTTAATTAAAATTGTTAATGCTAAGTTAAATTATGTTGATTTTACTGATAAGACTAAAGGTAATAACGCTTCTCCAACAACCATAGATATTGACAGATTAAAAATCAAAGATCTTCATGGACCATCTGATTTATCCTGTAAGTTTTCTTCTTCTGGCAAGAATTATAATATCAAAGGTAATATACAAGACAAGCAGGGTATCATATCTTTAACAGCAGATTTAAATGCTCTGCAAGAAAAGGTTAATTTTTCAGGTAACTTTGCTTACGATAATATGACTTTTGCTGGACAACTTAAACTGGAAGGAACTGCTAAAAACCTACAAAGTATTTTTCCTGATATGTCTATCCCTAACGATTTAGATCATAAACTAACTTTTAACGTTAATAGTGATAAGAAATTATTAAAAATTAGTGATATTGATTTTACCGTAGGTAAGTTATTAGCTAAAGGTAATGCTAACTTCCACTTTCAAGATAATAAGGTAGATTTAAAAATTAAATTGTTAGATAAGGCAGTTTCTCTGGCAACAAGCTTTGCTTATTTAGATCAAAATTTATCTCTAAATAACCTTAATCTTACTGTAAATAAAGCTAATTTAACAGGTAATGTAGGGGTTAAGGATTGGGATAAAGAGCTAGTTGTTTCTTATAATGTAAAAATTAGTGAGATAGCAGCCATTGCCAGTTTATTTGGCATGACTCTACCGATTAATCTTGGAGATATTTGGCTAAAGGGAGAGACTGTTAAACAACAAAATAAACAACAGAATTCTCTTAAAACTAATATAAATAAATTTACCGTTCAGTTAAAAAAGAATCCTATAAATCTTAGTGGAGCAGTAACTATCAATTTAGCTTCTGCTAAACCAAATATTTTATCAGATATAACAATAGCTTCCTTAAATTTAGATGACTTAAGTGATACACCATCTCCTAATATGGCTGCTAATTCTGTGCAAAATGTAAATCATTCTGTTGTAGATAATTCTGTACCCTGGTCTAAAGATGTTATAGATTTATCATTTTTAAACAAGTTTGATGGAAATTTAACGTTAACTATACAGAAAATTATTAAAGGGAATCTGAACTTTGATAACGTCAAAACTAATATGTTGCTTGCCGGTGGTGTGCTAGATATTAAATCTATAAATGGTAATTTATATGGGGGAACTTTATTTGCTACTGGACAAATTTCTTCGCAAGTTAACCAACCTGTTAGCTTTAAAGCTACTCTTAAAGAGGCTAAGTTAAAAAATATAGTTTCGCAAAATATAGCTTCACAGGGAAGTAAAATTAAAGTTACACAAGGGACTGTTAATTTTGTAACAGATATCAAAACAAAAGGTCAAAGCCAATCTCAATATGTAGGTAACCTATTTGGTACAGCAACATTAACAGCATCTGACGGTATAATTAGTGGATTTGATTTACAAAAACTATTAGATAACCTTAGAAATATTAAAAACCTGGCAACTATTTTAAAAATGCTCGATGTTTTCTTGGCAAGTGGTGAAACAAATTTTCAAAAGCTTGCGGTGGATAGTGAAATAAAAGAAGGGGTAGTTAATATAATAAACGGTAAATTAGATGTTGCTTCGTCAGAAGTCACAATTACTGGAAATGTTAACCTACCTAAATATACCCTTGATATGGATAGTACTATTAATGTAAATATAAATTCAATACCACCATTGAAAGTTCACCTGTACGGCAATCTGAATAATCCACAGCATAAACTTGATGCTAAAGCATTAAAGGAATATCTTACGAAGAATTTAGTAAATAGCGTGGTTGATGGCGTTAAGAAAGGCACAAAGCCTGAAGATCTATTAAAAAATATTATTGGGGGAAGAAAAAATAAACAAGCTACAGGAGAAGAAACACAAAATAATCAACAAAGAGAGCCTTCTAATAATAAGGATCCCATCAATAAAGTAAAATCTACCATTGAAAAAGGGTTAAAAGGATTATTTAAATAA